From one Rhodamnia argentea isolate NSW1041297 chromosome 1, ASM2092103v1, whole genome shotgun sequence genomic stretch:
- the LOC115740183 gene encoding dof zinc finger protein DOF2.1-like, giving the protein MIQELLGSPALIGERKISMSHGAVILEGMPSPSPCFSPSPTPSPSSSSSSAIAKAATQAAAAAATTANGTSTATNSSNPENLRCPRCDSSNTKFCYYNNYNLTQPRHFCKTCRRYWTKGGALRNVPIGGGCRKNKSSAVSSSVSKSSASKFKNLSSEIGRSSFIGAFDPEIPPSPVLWASPQNSHILALLRANQNPNPNSLGHQASPFVTLKEETNLMGTHMMPEPGIADGAMNNARNLGMIDPLIHVSSSCTTFLRGNHQQVPHQLNLHQQNGIILSGEVQNSGIQSLYQRLRASTGNNYGYSEHSPAILSNMASTPPLSSSLSSSILESVPATATSELGYWNPAFYVSDLPTTNGSYP; this is encoded by the coding sequence ATGATTCAAGAGCTGTTGGGGAGTCCTGCACTTATAGGAGAGAGGAAAATCTCCATGAGCCATGGCGCGGTCATTTTAGAGGGCAtgccttctccttctccttgcTTCTCTCCGTCTCCCACGCCttcgccttcttcttcctcctcctccgccatcgCGAAGGCGGCGACGcaagcggcggcggcagcagcaaCCACCGCTAACGGGACTTCGACAGCGACAAACTCATCGAATCCCGAGAACCTGAGGTGCCCGCGCTGTGATTCTTCGAATACCAAGTTTTGCTACTACAACAACTACAACCTCACGCAGCCTCGCCACTTCTGTAAGACGTGCCGCCGCTATTGGACAAAAGGGGGAGCCCTAAGGAACGTTCCTATAGGAGGAGGATGCCGCAAGAATAAGAGCTCAGCTGTGTCGTCCTCTGTCTCCAAATCAAGCGCCTCCAAGTTCAAGAACCTGTCATCTGAGATTGGACGGTCGAGTTTCATCGGTGCTTTCGATCCCGAAATCCCGCCGAGCCCGGTCCTTTGGGCCTCCCCCCAGAATTCCCACATCCTGGCCCTCCTGAGAGCCAATcagaaccctaaccctaataGCCTTGGTCACCAAGCCTCTCCCTTCGTGACTCTGAAGGAAGAGACCAATCTGATGGGAACCCACATGATGCCTGAGCCAGGAATTGCAGACGGTGCAATGAATAATGCAAGAAACCTGGGCATGATTGACCCTCTCATTCACGTTTCTTCCTCTTGCACCACCTTCTTGAGAGGCAACCATCAACAAGTCCCACACCAACTCAACCTTCACCAACAAAATGGAATCATCCTCAGCGGTGAAGTTCAAAACTCCGGGATACAATCGCTATACCAAAGGCTCAGAGCTTCCACAGGTAACAATTATGGTTACAGTGAGCACTCGCCGGCAATTCTAAGCAACATGGCGAGTACCCCGCCATTGTCGTCTTCCCTGTCCTCATCCATTTTAGAGTCAGTCCCAGCCACGGCGACAAGCGAACTCGGGTACTGGAACCCGGCTTTCTATGTGTCGGATCTTCCCACCACGAATGGTTCATATCCTTAG